A single genomic interval of Aedes aegypti strain LVP_AGWG chromosome 1, AaegL5.0 Primary Assembly, whole genome shotgun sequence harbors:
- the LOC5578919 gene encoding cytochrome P450 9b2: METEDLYWFSFILVTIVGFFTFKLMTKNRHFFRVRGVPFEKPHFIYGNLGEVTSGKLSSLELIASFYQKFENERIFGFYNYLSPVYYIRDPELIRKLWINEFNSFANHAYFLDESKDPILGNQLHLLKNEKWRQMRHTLTPVLSGQSVSSMSSLIRTNSLDLVDHLKASVDSELEFKGIFLKYVFNVIANCAFGLELNTFKDESDKFCTYGTALVYGNNPVQTLKTMMFYLFPKMTTQMKVRLMEDEHAAYFTNLIGSTISEREKKNVNRADVIQMLHQANKGELKAEGQDDEVLQMKDFSKCKWNQEELIAQCIAFFGSGFEPLVNLLSFAAYELAANPDVQQKLLSELEGSLRDDPVVSDTVDKLPYLNMVISETLRKWPASPSLDRECSKDYLLDDGGCRVQFRKGDTLWVSIWALHRDERNFPEPERFDPERFSEKNKASITPGTYMPYGVGPRNCIGTRLASLVAKITLVDLVRNFKLELGSRMVQPLRLSKTSYSMEPEGGFWLKMTPR, from the exons atggAAACTGAAGATTTGTATTGGTTTTCGTTCATCCTGGTGACGATCGTTGGATTCTTCACGTTCAAATTGATGACCAAGAATAGGCATTTCTTTCGGGTCAGAGGAGTTCCCTTCGAGAAGCCGCATTTTATCTACGGAAATCTGGGTGAGGTAACAAGTGGTAAGCTTTCAAGCTTGGAACTGATAGCGAGTTTCTACCAGAAGTTTGAGAATGAAAG gattttcggATTCTACAACTACCTCAGCCCGGTGTATTACATTCGGGATCCGGAACTGATTCGGAAACTGTGGATTAACGAGTTCAACTCATTCGCCAATCATGCCTACTTCCTGGACGAAAGCAAAGACCCTATTCTGGGAAACCAACTGCATCTGCTGAAGAATGAAAAGTGGCGACAGATGAGACATACCCTAACGCCGGTGCTTTCTGGTCAAAGCGTTTCTTCTATGAGTTCCCTGATAAGAACCAATTCACTAGACCTTGtagatcatctgaaagcttccGTGGATTCGGAACTAGAATTCAAAGGCATCTTCCTGAAGTACGTCTTCAATGTAATTGCAAACTGTGCCTTTGGTTTGGAATTGAACACCTTCAAGGACGAGTCGGACAAGTTTTGTACTTACGGAACTGCACTGGTGTACGGGAACAACCCTGTTCAAACTCTGAAGACAATGATGTTCTATCTCTTCCCGAAGATGACGACCCAAATGAAGGTCCGTCTGATGGAAGATGAACATGCCGCGTACTTCACAAACCTTATTGGCTCCACCATCAGTGAAAGGGAGAAGAAAAACGTAAATCGTGCGGATGTGATCCAAATGCTACACCAAGCGAACAAAGGTGAACTAAAGGCTGAAGGCCAAGATGACGAAGTCCTTCAGATGAAGGACTTTTCCAAGTGCAAGTGGAACCAAGAAGAGCTAATTGCACAATGCATCGCCTTCTTCGGAAGCGGTTTCGAACCACTGGTCAATCTTCTTTCATTTGCCGCTTACGAATTGGCTGCAAATCCAGACGTTCAACAGAAGTTACTATCCGAACTCGAGGGTTCCCTCAGGGACGACCCGGTCGTTTCCGATACCGTAGACAAACTACCATACCTCAACATGGTTATCAGTGAAACGCTTCGCAAGTGGCCGGCATCCCCTTCCTTGGACCGGGAGTGCTCCAAAGACTATTTGCTAGATGACGGAGGTTGCAGAGTTCAGTTCCGGAAGGGCGATACCTTGTGGGTTTCCATCTGGGCGTTGCATCGCGATGAACGGAATTTCCCGGAACCGGAGCGATTTGATCCGGAACGGTTCAGCGAGAAAAATAAGGCCAGCATCACACCGGGCACCTACATGCCTTACGGAGTTGGACCCAGAAATTGCATTG gaACGCGTTTGGCATCCCTGGTGGCGAAGATCACGTTGGTTGACCTTGTGAGAAACTTCAAACTTGAACTGGGCTCACGGATGGTTCAGCCGTTGCGTTTGTCCAAGACTTCGTACTCCATGGAACCAGAGGGCGGGTTTTGGCTCAAAATGACGCCTCGATGA